A genomic region of Exiguobacterium sp. Helios contains the following coding sequences:
- a CDS encoding ABC transporter substrate-binding protein encodes MDAYLFTLWKSCREGSYSIAELADTIHLSPKQTKRYLNRWQEDGWLDYTSGRGRGHLTVLVWLRHVEREYAKQMLERIERESVDAVTEELSWDWSPAQTGRFMRKLEQKFGYTQESSDALLIPRRRPFLTTDPLEAADIHSAHLVQNVFSRLFAIDADGKLQGELAHHYAWNGSTLSLYLRKDVRFHDGSLLTSKDVTKSLRKLVAYPAYAKSYRHVLHIQSNGPYQVDLTLDQRRHSLLPKLATIHTSIGKDNVGTGPFQLTRNDPKKTVLSAFPNYYGIRALLDRIEFIQMPDAYDPVYRTSRSDSGETDTISTQSGFGLVFLNPRPGGPFEHPEARHYLHRLIAAIRPSIQSVSERSFPNDRGFLEQFSSVHPLPDGPAVTFTQPLRIKLTDFTDKVTRWLCETLDAHGIPYEFVPVGFKESITNFHAFETIDLAVHAEVFERNLPVAFHQFLTNDFSPPAKLFHRMPDMETWLTQYDETPFEDWIVLHQAVERHLIDSSYFIPLYDDTRIIPFPIELQNITIDSFGYLDFSKLWISS; translated from the coding sequence ATGGACGCTTATCTGTTCACGTTATGGAAATCCTGCCGGGAAGGATCGTACTCGATTGCCGAACTCGCCGACACGATCCATTTAAGCCCCAAACAAACGAAACGGTATTTGAACCGCTGGCAGGAAGACGGTTGGCTCGACTATACAAGCGGCCGTGGCCGCGGGCATCTGACGGTACTTGTCTGGCTGCGTCATGTCGAGCGCGAATATGCGAAGCAGATGCTCGAACGGATTGAACGCGAGTCGGTTGACGCCGTCACGGAAGAACTGAGCTGGGACTGGTCGCCGGCGCAAACGGGACGGTTCATGCGAAAGCTTGAACAAAAGTTCGGCTATACGCAGGAATCGTCCGATGCGCTGCTGATTCCGCGCCGACGTCCTTTTTTAACGACCGATCCGCTCGAAGCCGCCGATATCCACAGTGCCCACCTTGTTCAAAACGTCTTCAGTCGGCTGTTCGCAATTGACGCCGACGGTAAACTGCAAGGGGAACTGGCCCACCATTACGCCTGGAACGGCTCTACCTTATCGCTCTATTTACGAAAAGACGTCCGCTTCCATGACGGATCACTCTTAACGAGTAAGGACGTCACGAAAAGTCTCCGCAAACTAGTCGCTTATCCGGCCTATGCCAAGTCATACCGGCACGTCTTACATATTCAGTCGAACGGTCCTTATCAGGTCGATTTGACACTCGATCAACGGCGGCATTCGCTGTTACCGAAACTGGCGACGATTCATACGAGCATCGGCAAGGACAACGTCGGAACAGGACCGTTCCAGCTGACCCGAAACGATCCGAAAAAGACGGTGTTATCTGCCTTCCCGAATTATTACGGCATCCGCGCCCTGCTCGACCGGATTGAGTTCATTCAGATGCCCGATGCCTATGATCCCGTCTACCGGACATCACGGTCGGACTCCGGTGAAACGGATACGATTTCGACCCAGTCCGGTTTCGGCCTCGTCTTTTTGAATCCGCGTCCCGGCGGCCCGTTCGAGCACCCGGAAGCCCGGCACTACCTTCACCGGTTGATTGCCGCGATCCGTCCGTCGATTCAGTCGGTCAGTGAACGGAGTTTTCCGAACGACCGCGGGTTCCTCGAACAGTTCAGCTCTGTCCACCCGCTTCCGGATGGTCCTGCCGTTACGTTTACGCAACCGCTCCGGATAAAATTGACCGACTTTACGGATAAGGTGACCCGCTGGTTATGCGAGACGCTCGATGCGCACGGTATTCCTTATGAGTTTGTACCGGTCGGCTTTAAGGAGAGTATCACCAATTTCCATGCCTTTGAGACGATCGACCTCGCCGTCCATGCGGAAGTATTCGAACGGAACTTACCGGTCGCCTTCCATCAGTTTTTGACGAATGATTTTTCACCGCCTGCGAAGCTGTTTCACCGGATGCCGGACATGGAGACCTGGCTGACCCAATATGATGAAACCCCGTTCGAAGATTGGATAGTTCTGCACCAGGCGGTCGAACGGCATTTGATCGACTCGTCCTACTTTATTCCGTTGTATGATGATACGCGGATCATTCCGTTTCCGATTGAGCTGCAAAATATTACGATTGATTCGTTCGGCTATTTGGACTTCTCAAAACTGTGGATTTCCTCTTGA
- a CDS encoding globin domain-containing protein: MLTSSTIAIIKSTVPVLAEHGHSITRVFYQRLFENHPEMKHIFNQSNQKNDRQSQALATAVYAAAAYIDQLETLKPTLLPVLHKHRSLQIKPFMYDIVGTELIGAIQDVLGDAATPEIIEAWTIGYGEIAKLFISLEAELYQQDEQATAFEGYQPFVIEQITRQSSDIQSFTLRPADGRQLAPYQTGQYVTVRLQAPDGLWQNRQYSLTTVANGTSYTIGVKQDGSVSNQMHGLSVGDSVLLSAPAGSFTLPDAPTPFVGLAGGIGLTPLLAMTEAALAAGRDTTLYVAVQDDLDRPFAEQLARFEEQGATILRFAERNALPGTTPGRLSIDDVTQINRTADAFVCGPEAMIQFVRRHWSGQPDKLHFEVFGPSLALEAPTAVS; the protein is encoded by the coding sequence ATGTTAACGTCATCGACAATCGCCATCATCAAATCAACCGTCCCGGTGCTCGCTGAACACGGTCACAGCATTACACGTGTCTTCTATCAACGACTGTTTGAAAATCATCCGGAAATGAAACATATCTTTAATCAATCGAATCAAAAAAATGACCGCCAGTCGCAAGCTTTAGCGACAGCGGTCTATGCGGCAGCTGCTTACATTGATCAGCTCGAAACGCTCAAACCGACGTTATTGCCGGTCCTCCATAAGCACCGCAGTCTGCAAATCAAACCTTTCATGTATGACATCGTCGGAACGGAACTGATCGGGGCAATCCAGGATGTCCTCGGAGACGCGGCGACACCGGAGATCATCGAAGCCTGGACGATTGGCTACGGGGAAATCGCCAAGCTGTTCATTTCGCTCGAAGCGGAGCTCTATCAGCAGGATGAACAAGCGACTGCCTTTGAAGGCTATCAGCCGTTCGTCATCGAACAGATCACACGTCAGTCAAGCGACATCCAATCGTTTACGTTACGTCCGGCTGACGGACGACAGCTCGCACCGTATCAAACCGGTCAATACGTTACGGTCCGCCTCCAGGCACCGGATGGTCTTTGGCAAAACCGTCAATACAGTTTAACGACGGTCGCAAACGGCACGTCATATACGATCGGTGTCAAACAGGACGGGTCCGTCTCGAACCAAATGCACGGTTTGTCCGTCGGCGACAGCGTGTTGCTCAGCGCGCCGGCCGGTTCGTTCACGTTACCGGACGCGCCTACTCCATTCGTCGGTCTCGCCGGCGGTATCGGTTTGACGCCACTGCTCGCAATGACTGAAGCAGCGCTTGCGGCAGGTCGCGACACGACGTTATACGTTGCCGTCCAGGACGACCTTGACCGGCCGTTCGCCGAACAATTGGCACGATTTGAAGAACAAGGCGCAACAATCCTCCGTTTTGCAGAACGAAATGCGTTGCCGGGCACGACACCGGGACGCTTGTCGATTGACGATGTAACGCAGATCAACCGGACAGCGGACGCATTCGTCTGCGGACCGGAAGCGATGATTCAGTTCGTCCGCCGCCACTGGAGCGGTCAGCCGGACAAGCTGCATTTTGAAGTCTTCGGACCAAGTCTCGCGCTCGAAGCACCGACTGCCGTTTCGTAA
- a CDS encoding 8-oxo-dGTP diphosphatase, whose product MYRYTLCLIRKNDQWLLLNRQKQPAMGMWNGVGGKIEAGESPAESVTRETFEETGLTLTDVQFSGTILLQADETVGIYLFLAELPPDQLLVTPLATREGILDWKQLDWILDPDNTGVISNLKTYLPHVLKQTTPQLHTFHYDGHRLLEHHISELEQTIR is encoded by the coding sequence TTGTATCGCTATACACTCTGTTTGATTCGCAAGAACGATCAGTGGTTGCTGCTGAACCGGCAAAAACAACCGGCGATGGGGATGTGGAACGGGGTCGGCGGTAAAATCGAAGCTGGTGAGTCACCGGCGGAATCCGTCACCCGGGAAACGTTTGAAGAAACCGGTCTGACTCTGACCGATGTCCAGTTTTCGGGGACGATTCTTTTGCAGGCGGACGAGACGGTCGGGATTTATTTGTTCCTTGCCGAACTTCCGCCTGATCAGCTCCTCGTGACACCGCTCGCGACCCGGGAAGGCATTCTCGACTGGAAACAACTCGACTGGATCCTCGACCCGGACAATACCGGTGTCATCAGTAATCTGAAGACTTACCTGCCGCACGTCTTAAAACAGACGACACCACAGCTCCACACGTTTCACTATGACGGGCACCGGCTGCTTGAGCACCATATTTCTGAACTGGAACAAACCATCCGTTAA
- a CDS encoding GNAT family N-acetyltransferase: protein MNDGYAIVDKATGRVIGSFGFHDRRPVKELADLKQVEFGFVLHPDYWGQGRMPEIVRTALAVAFETMKVDLVWCAHFDFNSPSRRVVEKLGFEHVLDRPFVMERIDGRTVTSRLYRWTRERYEAQSSSIT, encoded by the coding sequence GTGAACGACGGCTATGCAATCGTCGACAAGGCGACGGGACGGGTCATCGGCAGCTTCGGTTTTCATGACCGGCGTCCGGTCAAGGAACTGGCCGACTTGAAGCAGGTCGAGTTCGGATTTGTCCTTCATCCCGACTACTGGGGGCAGGGACGGATGCCGGAAATCGTCCGGACCGCCCTCGCAGTGGCATTTGAGACGATGAAAGTCGATCTTGTCTGGTGTGCGCATTTTGACTTTAACAGTCCGTCACGCCGGGTCGTCGAAAAACTGGGATTTGAACATGTGTTGGACCGACCGTTCGTCATGGAACGGATTGACGGGCGGACCGTGACGAGCCGGCTGTACCGCTGGACACGGGAACGGTATGAAGCACAGTCGAGCAGCATCACATAA
- a CDS encoding DUF554 domain-containing protein yields the protein MVLTGTLVNTGLIVIGTLLGLLFHKIPERTKETVVQAIGLAVVVLGVQMGLKSENFLIVIGSLVLGGAIGEWLRIDEKLNRVGEWLELKIGRGHPSNIAEGFVTATLIFVIGAMGVLGALDGGLRQDHDVLYTKGLIDGFTALVLSSTLGIGVIFSAIPVLVYQGAIALSAVAITQFVPDAILQQFIVEMTATGGVMILAIGLNLAGITKIRVANLLPGIVMVGLIVTGLELLGFN from the coding sequence ATGGTCTTAACCGGCACACTTGTCAATACAGGATTAATCGTCATCGGTACATTACTCGGTCTGCTGTTTCATAAAATTCCCGAACGGACGAAGGAAACGGTTGTTCAGGCAATCGGACTCGCTGTCGTCGTGCTTGGTGTTCAGATGGGGCTGAAGAGTGAGAACTTCCTGATCGTCATCGGCAGTCTCGTCTTAGGCGGGGCAATCGGTGAATGGTTACGAATTGATGAAAAGCTGAACCGAGTTGGCGAATGGCTTGAACTAAAAATCGGACGGGGTCATCCATCGAATATCGCAGAAGGTTTCGTCACAGCCACGTTGATTTTCGTCATCGGAGCAATGGGCGTACTCGGGGCGCTTGACGGCGGTTTACGTCAGGACCATGACGTCCTCTATACAAAAGGATTGATTGACGGCTTCACGGCACTTGTCCTCAGCTCGACTCTCGGGATCGGCGTCATCTTTTCGGCGATTCCGGTTCTCGTTTATCAAGGAGCAATTGCTCTCAGCGCAGTGGCGATTACGCAATTTGTTCCGGACGCTATCCTTCAGCAATTCATCGTGGAGATGACGGCGACCGGCGGTGTGATGATTTTAGCAATCGGCTTGAATCTAGCCGGCATCACCAAAATCCGGGTCGCGAACTTGTTACCCGGAATCGTAATGGTCGGATTGATCGTGACCGGTTTGGAACTGCTTGGTTTTAACTGA
- a CDS encoding GntR family transcriptional regulator, which produces MKTQPIKRLSLSEEVYQRLQQQIITLTLVPGQKLNDQELAEAFGVSRTPVREALKKLEEEGLVAMKRGSRTNVTLLDATQTRQTFPIVATLHALAARLAFPLMQATDIEQLIEIEKTFEEAIERQDAESALRLDDAFHGLFLERSQNDQLTETLNRLTPLIRRLEYAQFSRHGHDSVTDHQTIIEACQSANIEALVRATEQNWNGLGRHLIASLEEDTPCDPS; this is translated from the coding sequence ATGAAAACTCAACCGATTAAACGACTCTCGTTAAGTGAAGAAGTGTATCAACGACTGCAACAGCAAATCATTACCTTGACGCTTGTACCGGGTCAAAAGCTGAACGACCAGGAGCTTGCGGAAGCGTTTGGCGTCAGCCGGACACCGGTCCGCGAAGCGCTGAAAAAACTGGAGGAGGAGGGACTGGTCGCGATGAAACGCGGCTCGCGGACGAACGTCACGCTACTTGATGCGACACAAACCCGCCAGACGTTTCCGATTGTCGCGACGCTTCATGCGTTGGCGGCACGCCTGGCATTCCCGTTGATGCAAGCAACAGACATCGAACAATTGATTGAGATCGAGAAAACATTTGAAGAAGCGATTGAACGTCAGGACGCGGAGTCGGCCCTTCGACTGGATGATGCCTTTCATGGTCTGTTCCTCGAACGGAGTCAAAACGATCAACTGACGGAAACACTGAACCGTCTGACGCCGCTGATCCGCCGGCTCGAGTATGCCCAGTTCAGCCGCCACGGTCATGATTCGGTCACGGATCACCAAACAATCATTGAAGCCTGTCAAAGCGCGAATATCGAAGCACTCGTCCGCGCAACGGAACAAAATTGGAATGGTCTCGGGCGCCATCTGATTGCTTCTTTAGAGGAGGACACGCCATGCGACCCATCATAA
- a CDS encoding MFS transporter — protein MKWKEMPRPIKVRLVTSFINRTISFAIMPFMALLFVQAYSKVFAGIFLIGTVIISFLIGLIGGYLADRFPRKRLLVLSTTATGLMFLVMTISLAANQMLLFTIAYAVFTVTSNIGRPAMSAIIIDATTPENRRAVYAIDYWLINLSIALGTALGGWLYVSNRLFLFSLLTCTSLLLPVAYHFLLDESKHVWQKQPLRNVFRDLGKSYQIAWRDRPFVKVVFGSMCILAAEFSMGSYVAVRLADEFDTVTIGDLSVNGVRMLSLINIENTILVVCLTFFIQRLSNRFTNKQALVGGLALYIIGYATVTSANSLTLLLTFIFIATMGELLYSPTLNAEKANMMPADQRGAYSAFAGTSHAGADLLSRSTLILGAVLAPFMMSVYIGLIVCLGLGLVYLGLFRKEKIAEKQQAS, from the coding sequence ATGAAATGGAAAGAAATGCCTCGGCCAATTAAAGTCAGATTGGTCACATCGTTTATCAACCGGACGATTTCGTTCGCCATCATGCCGTTTATGGCCCTGTTATTTGTTCAGGCGTACAGCAAAGTATTTGCCGGGATCTTTTTAATCGGGACAGTGATTATCAGCTTCCTGATCGGCTTGATTGGTGGTTACCTCGCGGATCGCTTTCCGCGGAAACGCCTGCTCGTCCTGTCGACGACGGCGACCGGATTAATGTTTTTAGTCATGACGATCAGTCTCGCCGCCAATCAAATGCTGCTCTTTACGATTGCCTATGCCGTATTTACCGTGACGAGCAACATCGGACGGCCGGCGATGAGTGCAATCATCATCGACGCAACGACACCGGAAAACCGGCGGGCCGTTTATGCGATCGATTACTGGCTGATCAATCTGTCGATCGCCCTCGGAACGGCGCTTGGTGGTTGGCTTTACGTCAGCAACCGGCTATTTTTGTTCAGCCTGCTGACGTGTACATCGCTGTTACTGCCGGTCGCCTATCATTTCCTGCTCGACGAGTCGAAACACGTCTGGCAGAAACAACCTCTCCGGAATGTGTTCCGGGATCTCGGGAAAAGTTATCAGATTGCCTGGCGTGACCGGCCGTTTGTCAAGGTTGTCTTCGGTTCGATGTGTATTCTCGCCGCCGAGTTTTCGATGGGCAGTTATGTCGCCGTCCGATTAGCGGACGAATTTGATACGGTGACAATCGGCGATCTGAGTGTCAATGGTGTCCGGATGCTCAGTTTGATCAATATCGAAAATACGATTCTTGTCGTCTGTCTGACGTTTTTCATCCAGCGTTTGTCCAACCGCTTTACAAATAAGCAGGCGCTCGTCGGCGGACTGGCCCTTTACATCATCGGTTACGCGACGGTGACGAGTGCGAATTCATTGACGCTGTTACTGACGTTCATTTTCATCGCGACGATGGGGGAGCTGCTCTATTCACCGACACTGAACGCGGAAAAAGCAAATATGATGCCGGCCGACCAACGCGGCGCCTACTCGGCCTTTGCCGGCACGTCTCACGCCGGAGCCGATTTATTGTCGCGGTCGACGCTCATCCTCGGAGCGGTCCTTGCGCCGTTCATGATGAGTGTCTACATCGGACTGATCGTCTGTCTCGGCCTCGGACTGGTTTACCTTGGCTTGTTCCGAAAAGAAAAAATCGCTGAAAAACAGCAGGCTTCATAA
- a CDS encoding SMI1/KNR4 family protein: MNIWDQEDDYGILAPLSEQDIQQIEHELQITFPESFLSVLRKQNGGCLLYNAVSVDFENTWSEPGEASYLPIRYLEGLSYDSFTESTKLVLPEWGITGKHVTIGDGEGIYIYYLNFDQQDNNPSVWYLDTSDESTREVAPTFQDFLSRWMIQEPDLEPLDLEAFYASYPSMEEINLSIQSEDIDTVLYAFGSWMTIGLEQERLVHEMMKRINTTTDPDLLDFFAQSLTNLVLNTGADVYVSNEQLARLLESKGVDSDLNVYINWLRAED; this comes from the coding sequence TTGAATATTTGGGATCAAGAAGACGATTATGGCATTCTCGCGCCCTTATCAGAACAGGACATCCAACAAATCGAGCATGAACTGCAGATTACATTTCCTGAAAGTTTTCTCAGCGTATTAAGAAAGCAGAACGGGGGTTGTCTCTTGTATAACGCTGTCTCGGTAGATTTTGAAAATACGTGGTCGGAACCTGGAGAAGCCAGTTACTTACCCATTCGGTACCTCGAAGGTCTCAGCTACGACTCGTTCACCGAGTCGACTAAACTTGTTTTGCCGGAATGGGGCATCACAGGGAAACATGTCACTATCGGTGACGGTGAAGGAATCTATATTTACTACTTAAACTTTGATCAACAGGATAATAATCCGTCCGTGTGGTACCTTGACACTTCCGATGAATCCACACGCGAAGTGGCTCCAACCTTTCAAGATTTTCTGTCCCGGTGGATGATTCAAGAACCAGACTTAGAACCACTTGATTTAGAGGCGTTTTATGCCAGTTATCCTTCGATGGAAGAAATTAATCTTTCTATTCAAAGTGAGGATATCGATACCGTCTTATATGCATTCGGTAGTTGGATGACGATTGGTTTGGAACAAGAACGGTTAGTCCACGAAATGATGAAACGAATTAACACGACGACGGATCCGGACCTCCTTGACTTCTTCGCCCAAAGTTTGACGAATTTAGTGTTGAATACAGGGGCGGACGTTTACGTTTCCAATGAACAATTGGCAAGACTCCTGGAATCAAAAGGAGTTGATTCCGATTTAAATGTTTACATCAACTGGTTACGCGCTGAAGATTAA
- a CDS encoding multidrug resistance efflux transporter family protein, with protein MRPIIIGILAAMFFAVTFILNQSMQGSGGHWIYSAALRFYLMLPLLVVIVAYRRRLGRVWSALREAPYFWLTYGTIGFGIFYSGICLAADYSPGWLIAGTWQVTILAGPLLAPLFKQSIPWASLRYSLLIVVGVFLMQLSVAEGLSLKTLLLGIIPVLCAAIAYPLGNRKMMERYGNELDVFDRILGMTVASLPFWLVLSAIAYVQVGLPSAGQVGQSGLVALFSGVIATSLFFYATTLVRTEPVRLAAVEATQSFEILFTVLGEMLFLHAVFPTGLALFGMMLVMLGMTIHSLKQAQSKEVPDI; from the coding sequence ATGCGACCCATCATAATCGGGATTTTGGCGGCGATGTTTTTTGCCGTCACCTTCATCCTGAACCAGTCGATGCAAGGGAGCGGGGGGCACTGGATCTACAGCGCCGCCTTACGGTTTTATCTGATGTTGCCGCTGCTCGTCGTGATTGTCGCCTACCGGCGCCGGCTAGGTCGTGTCTGGTCGGCACTTCGGGAAGCACCGTACTTTTGGCTGACGTACGGGACGATCGGCTTTGGGATATTTTACAGCGGGATTTGCCTCGCCGCCGATTATTCGCCGGGCTGGCTGATTGCCGGAACCTGGCAGGTGACGATTCTAGCAGGACCGTTGCTGGCGCCACTCTTTAAGCAATCGATTCCCTGGGCGTCACTGCGCTATTCGTTGTTGATCGTCGTCGGTGTCTTCCTGATGCAACTGTCAGTCGCGGAAGGACTGTCGCTTAAGACGCTGTTGCTTGGGATTATTCCGGTCCTTTGTGCTGCGATTGCCTATCCGCTCGGCAACCGGAAGATGATGGAACGGTACGGCAACGAGCTGGATGTCTTTGACCGGATTCTCGGGATGACGGTGGCCAGTCTGCCGTTTTGGCTCGTGTTATCTGCGATCGCCTACGTGCAGGTCGGCTTACCGTCCGCGGGGCAAGTCGGACAGTCGGGGCTGGTCGCCTTATTCTCCGGCGTCATCGCGACATCATTGTTCTTTTATGCGACGACACTCGTCCGGACGGAACCGGTCCGTCTTGCAGCGGTCGAAGCGACACAGTCGTTTGAAATCCTGTTCACCGTCCTCGGGGAGATGCTGTTTTTACACGCCGTCTTTCCGACCGGTCTCGCGTTGTTCGGGATGATGCTTGTCATGCTCGGAATGACGATTCACAGTTTAAAGCAAGCCCAGTCAAAAGAAGTACCGGATATATAA
- a CDS encoding DUF1048 domain-containing protein, which yields MQTLSDESRRFLEDLTLYLLASGKNEQATQDIVTELEDHLQEAEADGKSVAAITGDSPAAYIQSIASEMTTDYRESFWLLFQILAGVFSFLLFQDLLDGPLSYSLYFLVGFIILISSLLIVLSRCLRYSATHTPSKRPFLVFGLSTGVIFLLLMGLFLTDSQVTSPTIHFSWLTSSIIGLSAFLLIGYSAYRAKTWILPLGLLAYLLPQFFLRYQLDWSALSAVGVGYICGSILMTGLFFYEKKSKKTNQT from the coding sequence ATGCAGACGTTATCTGACGAATCAAGACGGTTTCTAGAAGATTTAACACTCTACTTGCTCGCCTCCGGAAAAAACGAACAGGCGACGCAAGACATCGTTACCGAACTCGAGGATCATTTACAGGAAGCCGAGGCGGACGGTAAGTCGGTTGCGGCCATCACCGGTGACAGTCCGGCCGCCTATATTCAATCCATTGCCTCAGAGATGACGACCGATTACCGCGAATCGTTTTGGCTGCTGTTTCAAATTCTCGCAGGCGTCTTCAGTTTTCTGTTGTTTCAAGACTTGCTCGACGGACCGTTGTCCTACAGTCTGTACTTTTTAGTCGGCTTCATCATCTTGATCAGTTCTTTGCTGATCGTTTTGAGTCGATGTTTACGCTACAGCGCGACGCACACTCCTTCGAAACGTCCATTCCTGGTGTTTGGTCTGTCCACAGGCGTAATCTTCTTGTTGCTGATGGGACTGTTTTTAACCGACTCACAGGTCACGTCACCGACGATTCACTTTTCCTGGTTGACCAGTTCGATCATTGGTCTCAGCGCCTTCCTCCTCATCGGATACAGTGCGTACCGGGCGAAGACCTGGATCTTGCCACTTGGGCTCCTGGCTTATTTGTTGCCGCAATTTTTCCTGCGTTATCAGCTCGATTGGTCCGCTTTATCCGCTGTCGGTGTCGGCTATATCTGCGGTTCTATTTTGATGACCGGACTATTTTTTTACGAAAAAAAATCCAAAAAAACGAATCAGACTTGA
- a CDS encoding type II CAAX prenyl endopeptidase Rce1 family protein: protein MIFQLGNTFLFGLFFALIALKLNNLWPLIFFHTLWDFSSIAADVLNVNLAIPNLVTQVFVALAILIQLLLKRHDLSHLKRPLAA from the coding sequence ATGATTTTTCAACTCGGCAATACGTTTTTGTTCGGATTGTTTTTTGCCTTGATTGCACTGAAGCTCAACAATCTGTGGCCGTTGATCTTTTTCCACACCTTGTGGGATTTTTCAAGTATCGCCGCGGATGTTCTGAATGTGAATCTCGCGATCCCGAATCTCGTGACGCAAGTGTTTGTTGCCTTGGCGATTCTGATTCAGCTGCTGCTTAAGCGGCATGATCTCAGTCATTTGAAACGACCGCTTGCGGCATAA
- a CDS encoding PadR family transcriptional regulator, with protein sequence MSSTQMLKGILDGCLLALIAEEEVYGYELATKLAAHGFADVSEGTIYPLLMRMQKRGWIEATQRVSPSGPKRKYYAITHTGREELVAFTTRWQQLAASVQHILKEDS encoded by the coding sequence ATGTCATCAACCCAAATGTTAAAAGGCATTCTTGACGGTTGTCTCCTCGCCTTGATTGCCGAGGAAGAAGTATATGGTTATGAACTGGCAACAAAACTCGCCGCCCACGGTTTTGCGGACGTCAGTGAAGGGACGATCTATCCGTTGTTGATGCGGATGCAAAAACGGGGTTGGATTGAAGCGACGCAACGGGTCTCACCGAGCGGACCAAAACGAAAGTATTATGCCATCACCCACACCGGACGCGAGGAACTGGTAGCGTTCACGACGCGCTGGCAGCAACTGGCGGCGAGCGTACAGCATATTTTAAAGGAGGACTCCTGA
- a CDS encoding arylamine N-acetyltransferase, whose amino-acid sequence MSTFIKDVAGRIHYPLGHTLTFADLPALLEAFAYHLPFDNAAVLEKESVPFDQNRLRQTFIERQAGGVCYDLNHLLYEVLRIKGFDVSLLKATVFDQENDVWSATGPTHVAVLLSHQEQTYLVDTGFGVNLALRPIPLTGETITSPSGNYRIAPNGAGYQLEMLRTGQDDEFVIGYHFYTQQTIEPAALSDMEQIIQEHQASPFNKRSLLAIRKADGHRILTRQALTTWTDGKKTIQPVTSDDQYAAFKHDFF is encoded by the coding sequence TTGTCTACATTTATTAAAGACGTAGCCGGCCGGATCCATTATCCGCTCGGCCATACGTTAACATTTGCCGATTTACCCGCGCTGCTTGAAGCCTTTGCCTATCACCTGCCGTTTGACAATGCAGCGGTTCTTGAAAAAGAGTCGGTTCCGTTTGACCAGAACCGACTACGACAGACCTTCATCGAACGTCAGGCGGGCGGTGTCTGCTATGATCTCAACCATTTGCTGTACGAAGTGTTACGAATCAAAGGGTTTGACGTTTCACTTCTCAAGGCGACTGTCTTCGATCAGGAAAATGACGTCTGGTCCGCGACCGGTCCGACCCACGTCGCCGTCCTGCTGTCGCACCAGGAGCAGACCTATCTCGTCGATACGGGATTCGGTGTCAATCTCGCCCTACGCCCGATTCCTCTGACCGGAGAAACAATCACATCACCGAGCGGCAACTACCGGATTGCCCCGAACGGCGCCGGTTATCAGCTGGAGATGTTACGGACCGGTCAGGATGACGAGTTTGTCATCGGGTACCATTTCTACACGCAACAGACGATCGAACCGGCTGCTCTATCCGACATGGAACAGATCATCCAGGAGCATCAGGCTTCCCCCTTCAACAAACGCAGTCTGCTCGCCATCCGTAAGGCCGATGGACACCGTATTCTGACACGACAGGCGTTGACGACCTGGACCGACGGCAAGAAAACGATTCAACCGGTAACATCCGACGACCAGTACGCGGCCTTTAAACACGACTTCTTTTAA